ACTTTAAATTCACTTGAGTTTGGACTCTTAGAAAACTCAGGACTATAAAAGCCTTCCTCACCATTAAACTGGCCTTTTATTAATGTTACTGAAATGATACAAAATAGAAAAAAAATTCTCATAGTTTACTTTTTAATAATTTTCGCATTAGCTGTTTTGTTCATATCCGTTTTTATCGTCACCAGATAAGCTCCCTGAACCAAAGCCTGGGTATTAATCTTCGTTACTCTGTTCTTTGTTTTTATACTCTGAAGTTGTCTTCCACTCATATCATACAACAGAATATCAGCCTCTTTAAAATCAAAACCGATTTCTACGTAAGCGTAGTCTGAGACAGGGTTTGGATAAATCTTGATGTCGTACTTCTCAATGAGCTGATCAACCTGTTTATCGCCCAGTTTTACAATTTTCCAGTTTTCTTTGCCTAGTTCTTCTGCACTGGTTCCTGCCAGAATAATAGAACCATCTCTGTTCAGTTTTAAATCTGAAAGTCTTTCTTCTTTTTGTCTGGATTCTCCTTTCACGTGTTTTCTCCACTGCTCATTTCCATTCTGATCCAGATAGAGCATCCAGAACGTTTCATCATCAGTCTGTATTCTTCCTTCAGCCTGGGTATAGCCTCCCAACAATATTCCTTTTGTAAAGTCTTGATTCTTGGTTCTTGTATCCTGGCTCTGAATCACACTCATTCCCATCAGAATATCTCGGTTTTTGAAATTGTAGGATTTCTGCCATTGTTCATCACCTCTTTCGTTTAAAGCAATCAACCAAAGATCTGTACCTTCTTCAAGGCCTACCGTTTTATTGCCTGACCTTTCTGATCTGGATTCTCCACCAATGACAAAACCATTTGAAGTTAAGGCAAGGGTTCTGATGTGGTCATCACCTTTTCCACCAAAGTTCTTTTCCCATTCTACTTTTCCGTTTTTGTCTAACTTGACAATCCAGTAATCGCCTTCTCCGAAATTATCGCTTTGCTTTGAGGTTGCAGATAGTAGGTTATGGGTTGCCGTTCTGTCAGACGAAATAGTAGTGTTAGTCGTTGATGGCTGATTATTTGTTCTAACAGAGGTGCTTCTTGAATAAATGCCAAGCAATGCGCCGCCGTCTTTCGTAGGAATCATTTTTTCAACTTCATCTAAGCCTTTTCCACCTAAGATTAATTGGGATAATTCTTTTCCGTTTTTATCCAATTTTGTGATCCAGACATCTTTGGAGCCGTAGCCTTTTGATGAACTCTGTACATTCCCGGCGACAAAGAATCCTAAGTCTGTGGTTTGAATCACCGCTCTGGCTTCTTCATCGGAAGTGCTTCCCAAGGTTTTCTGCCATAATTCATCGCCAAATTCATTGATTCTGATCAGCCAGATATCTGAACCTCCTTTGGAATCTTCTTTTTTGTCTAATCCTTTTCCTGAATAGGATGTTCCGGCCAGTAAAAATCCGCCATCCTGAGTGGTGACAGTTGCGGATAAATAATCATGGTTGGTTCCTGAGAAATATTTCTCCCAGACTTCTTGTCCCTGTTGGTTCAGTTTTACCAGATGGAAATCGTAACCGTTGTTTTGCTTACTGCCTAAAGCCTGCTGCTTATTGCTTTGAATAGAACTTCCCGTGATCAGATATTGCTGATCAATGGTGGTTGTCACCTGGCTTAGAAAATCCTGGGTAGAGGATTTGATGTCTTTCTGCCACACCAATTCCTGAGCAGATACGCTCAAGACCGTGCATAAAGTACATGCACCGAGATAAAGTTTTCTCATTTCAATGTTGTTTTCTGAGTTAGTAATTAGTTTTATTTAAAACGATACGAATTTAATCTTTTTTTAAGATATTAATCACTTTTATGAGATCTGATGTAAATCATACAATTAATTACTAAATCCTATTTATGTAAATGGATATTTGTCTTATTTAAATACAAAACTATCTCCTGATAACGACAGAACTTGACGTATTAAAATTTCATTGATTTCACATCACAAAAAAGCCACTCTTCCGAGTGGCTTCCTATTTTTTTGAATTTTATTTTACTGATAGATTACAACATCATTTTTTTTGATCTGGTAGCTTTTTTTATAGGGAGTCAGCACATAGCTGTCTTTAATGTGAGCCCCGCTTTTCCAGACTTTTTCTTTTCCTTCTTTATCCAGAATGATACTTTTTGCATTTCCATCCGGAATAAAAATTTCAACCTTTTTCATGTTTTTATTGAAGATAACTGCTGTCATTGAAGTATAGCTTTTATCAGAGTTTACTTCTTTCAGTTTTATTTTCTGATTAAAGGTTTTTATACAATCATTTCTTAACTGTGAATAGGTATATCCTGCTGAACCAATGCAACCGTGAACATCTCTGTCACCTCCAAGAACAGGAGTTTGTTTTTGAGCAAAGATTAAGGATCCAAAGAACAGGGCACTGAATAAAATTGTTTTTTTCATAAGTAAAATTTTTGTTTTCTGACTGGTTAAAATATCCCAAAAATGTGATATTAATATTTTCTCTAAGGTACAAAAAAAACCACTCTTACGAGTGGTTTTTCTTTTTTGAAATCTGATCTTACTGATAGATCACGATATTATCTTTTTTAAGCTGATAACCGTTCTTTTTGTAAGGAACCAATACATAGCCATCCTTTTTCCATGCTTTGGCTTTACCTCCTGCTCTGGTAAGGATAATACTTCTTTCACCAGCATCTTTTACAAAAACTTCAGCTTTTTTCATGTCTTTACTGAAAATAACTGCAGCTATTGAAGTATAACTTTCCTTTGGTGCTACTTCTGTTAGCTTAATTTTCTGTTCAAAAGTTCTTACACAGTCCTTCTTAATTTGAGAATAGGTATATCCTGCTGAACCTATACATCCATGTGCATCTTTATCACCACCTACTACAGGTGCTTTTTGTGCGAATGCTAGAGAACCAAGGAACATTGTGCTTAATAAAATTGTTTTTTTCATGTCGATTTGTATATAATAATAATTACACGAGGTATTATTAAAAATCATGCCAAAAAAGACATAATACACAATTCTGTGAGCAACTTTTCTTCTATTACTTGGTCCAGTTAATTTTTGAATGCTGAACCTGATCAGAGCTCGTTCCGAT
This region of Chryseobacterium culicis genomic DNA includes:
- a CDS encoding T9SS type A sorting domain-containing protein → MRKLYLGACTLCTVLSVSAQELVWQKDIKSSTQDFLSQVTTTIDQQYLITGSSIQSNKQQALGSKQNNGYDFHLVKLNQQGQEVWEKYFSGTNHDYLSATVTTQDGGFLLAGTSYSGKGLDKKEDSKGGSDIWLIRINEFGDELWQKTLGSTSDEEARAVIQTTDLGFFVAGNVQSSSKGYGSKDVWITKLDKNGKELSQLILGGKGLDEVEKMIPTKDGGALLGIYSRSTSVRTNNQPSTTNTTISSDRTATHNLLSATSKQSDNFGEGDYWIVKLDKNGKVEWEKNFGGKGDDHIRTLALTSNGFVIGGESRSERSGNKTVGLEEGTDLWLIALNERGDEQWQKSYNFKNRDILMGMSVIQSQDTRTKNQDFTKGILLGGYTQAEGRIQTDDETFWMLYLDQNGNEQWRKHVKGESRQKEERLSDLKLNRDGSIILAGTSAEELGKENWKIVKLGDKQVDQLIEKYDIKIYPNPVSDYAYVEIGFDFKEADILLYDMSGRQLQSIKTKNRVTKINTQALVQGAYLVTIKTDMNKTANAKIIKK